A window of the Thermococcus alcaliphilus genome harbors these coding sequences:
- the wtpA gene encoding tungstate ABC transporter substrate-binding protein WtpA → MKRASLILIGIFLLAVIASGCIGGNEVKDTGTKESIAPSSEQTELKKSTLKIFHAGSLSEPLKDVSEAFREYAKTLGYDVEIQAEASGSVMAVRKVTDLGKKADIIALADYTLIPQLLVPNYTDFYVLFATNEIVIAFTDRSKYADEINSNNWYEILAREDVSFGFSDPNQDPCGYRSVMVMKLADIYYGKPIFETLVERNTNIYAEGNHIVAPKEIQIKTDKVIIRPKETDLTGLVESGSLDYYFIYKSVAMQHGLKFVELPKEINLKDFTLADYYGQVSITLGSTGKTIKAKPIVYGVTVLKDAPNKELALEYLKFLLSERGKEIFEKNYQDFIWPPVGFGNIPEEIKDEVKVEG, encoded by the coding sequence ATGAAGCGGGCATCGTTGATTCTCATAGGAATTTTCCTTCTTGCGGTAATTGCCAGCGGCTGCATTGGGGGGAATGAAGTTAAGGACACTGGAACGAAGGAAAGTATTGCCCCTTCATCAGAACAAACGGAACTTAAAAAATCAACTTTGAAGATTTTCCATGCTGGCTCTCTGAGCGAGCCCTTAAAAGACGTCAGCGAAGCTTTCAGGGAATACGCTAAGACCCTTGGTTATGATGTGGAAATTCAAGCAGAGGCTAGCGGAAGTGTTATGGCCGTTAGAAAAGTCACAGATTTGGGGAAAAAAGCCGATATCATTGCCCTTGCAGATTACACCCTAATCCCTCAGTTGCTGGTGCCCAACTATACGGACTTTTACGTCCTTTTTGCGACCAATGAGATAGTCATAGCCTTTACCGATAGGAGCAAGTACGCCGATGAAATCAACTCTAACAATTGGTACGAGATTCTGGCAAGAGAAGACGTTTCCTTTGGATTCAGTGACCCCAATCAAGACCCTTGTGGTTATAGAAGTGTTATGGTAATGAAGCTTGCCGATATCTATTATGGGAAGCCGATTTTTGAAACTTTAGTAGAGAGAAACACCAACATCTATGCCGAAGGAAACCACATAGTTGCCCCAAAGGAGATTCAAATCAAGACTGACAAGGTTATTATAAGACCAAAGGAAACGGATTTAACTGGCTTAGTGGAGAGCGGTAGTTTGGATTATTATTTCATTTACAAAAGTGTCGCAATGCAGCACGGCTTAAAGTTCGTTGAGTTGCCCAAAGAGATCAACCTGAAGGACTTTACTCTAGCAGACTATTATGGGCAGGTTTCAATAACTCTAGGCTCAACAGGAAAAACGATCAAAGCAAAACCAATTGTTTATGGGGTGACAGTCCTAAAAGATGCTCCCAATAAGGAGCTCGCTCTAGAGTACCTGAAGTTCTTGCTGAGCGAAAGGGGCAAGGAAATTTTTGAGAAGAACTATCAGGATTTCATATGGCCACCTGTTGGATTTGGAAACATCCCGGAGGAGATCAAAGATGAGGTGAAGGTAGAAGGCTAA
- a CDS encoding CBS domain-containing protein, with amino-acid sequence MDENAPIKVYMTKKLIGVRPEDTVQEACKVMVDFDIGSLVVIDEKDNVVGFFTKSDIIRRVIVPGLPYTTPVKEIMTKDLITVDTNTPLKEVLKIMAAKRIKHILVREEGKVVGIFTLSDLLEASRRKLETSIAAE; translated from the coding sequence ATGGATGAAAACGCTCCTATCAAAGTATATATGACAAAGAAGCTTATAGGGGTAAGACCAGAAGACACTGTTCAAGAGGCATGCAAAGTGATGGTGGATTTTGACATTGGTTCTCTGGTAGTTATTGATGAAAAAGACAATGTTGTGGGTTTCTTTACAAAAAGCGATATTATTAGAAGGGTAATCGTTCCAGGCTTGCCCTACACGACCCCCGTAAAGGAGATAATGACAAAAGACCTCATTACCGTAGACACGAATACACCGCTAAAGGAAGTGCTGAAGATTATGGCTGCAAAGAGAATAAAGCACATATTGGTGAGGGAAGAAGGAAAAGTCGTCGGGATTTTTACACTGAGTGATTTGCTCGAAGCAAGTAGGAGAAAGCTCGAAACTTCAATAGCAGCGGAGTGA
- a CDS encoding aromatic amino acid transport family protein: protein MRRLRLAEASAILIGTQIGAGVLGLPYALREAGVLGIFIVILAGLMTLLTALFVLEVSSKNPGKSLSKLTEEHLGNIGGVSMFLSISALAYGALIAYIAGSADILSSLTGVKPEFAALAFWSLMSLIVFMDLKVSGEAELALTGLLLLVLAVSIGLVLGRIDVNNLSTFNTSAALNGLGVVIFAYVSHMVIPELLKGLEDIKTTTKAVFIGYLVPMVFYAFFVLSFVGAFGSDTPELATSALERLYGNLGRILGLVLPLAAICTSYIGIALSEMDNIKDVLGIGRLYAWLLTVLPPLLIYFAGLKSFVNALWLAGTFGGILYAGILPTAMYLKAKRKQESFHLDLPHSIAYFSGLVFLVLFLYSVVSLG from the coding sequence ATGAGGAGGCTGAGATTAGCTGAGGCAAGTGCAATACTTATAGGTACTCAAATTGGTGCGGGTGTTTTGGGCTTACCGTATGCACTGAGGGAAGCAGGAGTTCTTGGGATTTTTATTGTAATTTTAGCTGGATTGATGACACTCCTTACTGCCCTGTTCGTCCTTGAAGTCTCATCCAAAAATCCCGGAAAAAGCCTTTCAAAACTCACTGAGGAGCATTTGGGAAATATAGGTGGAGTTTCAATGTTTCTCAGCATCTCTGCTTTGGCTTATGGGGCTCTCATAGCATACATTGCAGGGAGTGCTGATATTTTATCTTCCTTAACCGGGGTTAAGCCTGAGTTCGCTGCTTTAGCCTTCTGGAGTTTAATGAGCCTGATAGTCTTTATGGATCTTAAAGTCTCTGGGGAGGCGGAATTGGCTCTTACGGGGCTTCTTCTTTTAGTCCTTGCAGTCTCGATAGGTCTTGTTTTGGGAAGGATTGACGTAAATAATTTGTCCACTTTCAACACCTCTGCAGCTTTAAACGGATTGGGAGTTGTGATTTTTGCTTATGTCAGCCACATGGTAATCCCTGAGCTCCTCAAAGGACTCGAAGACATAAAAACAACCACAAAAGCGGTCTTTATAGGCTACCTTGTTCCAATGGTGTTTTATGCTTTCTTTGTCCTTTCATTTGTGGGAGCCTTTGGTTCAGATACGCCTGAGCTCGCAACAAGCGCACTTGAAAGGTTATACGGAAATCTGGGAAGGATTCTAGGTCTTGTTCTGCCCCTTGCAGCAATATGTACAAGTTACATAGGTATAGCCCTCTCGGAAATGGATAACATAAAAGATGTTTTAGGAATAGGTAGGCTTTATGCATGGCTGCTAACAGTGCTTCCGCCTTTGCTAATATACTTTGCCGGTCTCAAGAGCTTTGTGAATGCTCTATGGCTGGCTGGGACTTTTGGCGGAATACTCTATGCAGGCATACTACCAACGGCGATGTATCTAAAGGCAAAGAGAAAGCAAGAGAGCTTTCATCTTGATCTACCACATTCGATCGCTTACTTCTCTGGACTGGTTTTCCTTGTACTTTTCCTCTATTCAGTTGTCTCCTTGGGATAA
- a CDS encoding metallophosphoesterase family protein, giving the protein MKIAHISDTHITSGEAYKGYAYDLIANEVNTLDYDIVIHTGDVTNEGLREEYERASYELKKIQKPLIVVPGNHDARNVGYELFEKYIGPLNGVYEKDDLVIIWVDSTIPDLSDGRIGGYKFHWLKEKLEEYSHKKFKIVASHHHLVPLPDTGRERNVLFNAGDVLDLLLKHDVNLYICGHKHVPNIYKVEGLVVANAGCTSCRKTRKGDVNSYNIIKIKDDGKISVSIKRVTGDITRREFKIKKQRIFVPKKRRLLRIVQMSESNVSDRVYFRERVLKNAIKAINEKYKPDLVIHCGDMVDVGTERYYAKAYEFWEKIKPEKIIVPGHNDITYLGYDLFKEYFGEPKILEMENFAFIPIISAQYETPIGVVGRIGQKILRKHLQEHEEKFRAVIMHHNIIPIPKSREIGFLEDGGNVLKILTDEKANLVLTGHGGNTLGIKVEETPIINAGSISWELHRNPFGNSFNLIDIYEDMIAAFEIQATWGSRKLLGIWKIKTKVPWA; this is encoded by the coding sequence ATGAAAATAGCCCACATAAGTGACACCCACATAACCAGCGGAGAAGCCTACAAGGGCTATGCCTACGATTTAATAGCCAACGAAGTCAATACACTAGACTATGATATAGTTATTCACACGGGAGATGTGACAAACGAGGGATTGAGGGAAGAATACGAGAGAGCAAGTTATGAACTAAAAAAGATTCAGAAGCCTTTAATCGTCGTTCCCGGAAATCATGATGCAAGAAACGTCGGTTATGAACTCTTTGAGAAGTACATAGGCCCGTTAAATGGGGTTTACGAAAAAGACGACCTCGTCATAATATGGGTAGATTCTACGATCCCTGACTTAAGTGATGGAAGAATAGGGGGCTACAAATTCCACTGGCTCAAAGAAAAGCTTGAGGAGTATTCTCACAAAAAATTCAAGATCGTTGCTTCCCACCACCATTTAGTTCCCTTACCGGACACGGGGAGGGAAAGGAATGTTTTATTCAATGCCGGCGATGTGTTGGACTTACTTTTAAAGCACGATGTTAACCTTTATATCTGCGGGCACAAGCACGTGCCCAATATCTACAAAGTTGAGGGGCTTGTTGTGGCAAATGCCGGCTGCACCTCATGCAGAAAGACCAGAAAAGGTGACGTAAACAGCTACAACATAATCAAAATCAAAGATGATGGAAAAATCTCGGTAAGTATAAAGCGGGTAACGGGAGATATCACAAGAAGAGAGTTTAAAATCAAAAAGCAAAGGATTTTTGTTCCAAAAAAGAGAAGATTGTTAAGAATCGTCCAGATGAGCGAGAGCAATGTTTCAGATAGGGTTTATTTCAGAGAGAGAGTTTTGAAAAACGCAATTAAGGCTATCAACGAGAAGTACAAACCAGATTTAGTCATACACTGCGGAGACATGGTAGATGTCGGAACCGAGAGATATTATGCAAAAGCTTACGAATTCTGGGAAAAGATTAAGCCAGAGAAGATTATAGTGCCCGGGCACAACGACATTACCTATCTCGGCTACGACCTCTTCAAAGAGTATTTTGGAGAGCCAAAAATTCTGGAAATGGAGAATTTTGCATTCATTCCAATAATTTCAGCCCAATATGAGACTCCTATAGGAGTGGTTGGGAGAATAGGCCAGAAGATTTTGAGAAAACATCTACAGGAACATGAAGAAAAGTTCAGAGCTGTAATAATGCACCACAACATAATTCCAATACCTAAAAGCAGAGAGATAGGATTTTTAGAAGATGGGGGCAATGTTTTGAAGATATTAACAGATGAAAAAGCAAACTTAGTTCTGACCGGTCACGGTGGCAACACATTGGGAATAAAAGTCGAAGAAACACCAATAATAAACGCAGGGTCAATAAGCTGGGAGCTCCACAGAAATCCCTTTGGAAACTCCTTCAACTTAATAGACATCTATGAAGATATGATAGCGGCGTTTGAAATACAGGCAACATGGGGATCAAGAAAACTCCTCGGAATATGGAAAATAAAAACAAAAGTGCCATGGGCTTAG
- the wtpB gene encoding tungstate ABC transporter permease WtpB: MRDYVTWFFALLGTFLVLYILLPLAVIIGKQLLDWEMIINVLHDDLVLEALRNSLLTSTAAMVISLFFGVPLGYILARKDFVGKSFVQAVVDVPIVIPHSVVGIMLLVTFSNKILDSYLGIIMAMLFVSAPFTINAARDGFLAVDEKLEHVARTLGAGRLKAFLTISLPIAMPSILSGAIMTWARAISEVGAILIVAYYPKTAQVLVMEYFNNYGLRASRPISVILVLLSLSIFVVLRWIVGRSRNA; this comes from the coding sequence ATGAGGGATTACGTAACATGGTTCTTCGCTCTGCTTGGCACGTTCCTTGTTCTGTACATTCTCCTTCCGTTAGCCGTTATCATAGGAAAGCAGCTTTTGGACTGGGAGATGATTATAAATGTTCTCCACGATGATCTTGTCTTAGAGGCTCTTAGGAATTCCCTCCTAACGTCCACGGCTGCAATGGTTATTTCTCTCTTTTTTGGAGTTCCCCTTGGCTATATACTCGCAAGGAAAGATTTTGTGGGGAAGAGTTTTGTTCAGGCCGTTGTTGACGTCCCAATAGTTATCCCACACTCTGTTGTTGGCATAATGCTTCTTGTGACATTTTCAAACAAAATTTTGGACAGCTATCTCGGAATAATAATGGCAATGCTTTTTGTCTCTGCACCTTTCACAATCAATGCTGCCAGAGACGGGTTTTTGGCGGTAGATGAGAAGCTTGAGCATGTGGCAAGAACCTTAGGGGCGGGTAGGCTTAAGGCATTCTTGACGATTTCGCTTCCCATTGCGATGCCCTCTATCTTGAGCGGTGCCATAATGACGTGGGCAAGGGCGATAAGCGAAGTGGGTGCGATTCTAATCGTTGCATATTACCCAAAAACTGCGCAGGTTCTGGTCATGGAGTACTTTAACAACTATGGTTTGAGGGCTTCAAGGCCAATTTCCGTTATCCTTGTACTGCTGAGCTTGAGCATCTTTGTTGTTCTAAGGTGGATTGTAGGGAGGTCGAGAAATGCTTAG
- a CDS encoding 2-phosphoglycerate kinase: MIIVVDPEKKTKIPFSRGILTRSITSTGVDVGIAYSIAAEIVKELERKKVKVITKDEIRKMAYKKLLDHGLKDAARKYLFWHELRRLKYPMIILLGGATGVGKSTLATELAFRLGIRTVIGTDTVREVMRKIISKELLPAIHTSSFLAWRELRNLPKDVDPLIYGFESQVRYVTVGINAVVERSYKEGFNTIIEGIHLVPGYVSLNDRSFMYLITVKNSEALEARFYERARYSLRPAEYYVKNIDNIMHIQEYLIEKAKEYGIPIIENIELEQSINSIMNNLMEEIPKRLKERGIELSI; this comes from the coding sequence ATGATAATCGTTGTTGATCCCGAGAAGAAAACCAAAATACCCTTTTCACGAGGAATCTTAACTAGATCAATAACTTCTACCGGCGTTGACGTTGGGATAGCCTATTCAATAGCAGCAGAGATAGTAAAGGAACTTGAGAGAAAAAAGGTAAAGGTAATCACCAAGGATGAAATCCGGAAGATGGCCTATAAGAAGCTCTTGGATCATGGGCTGAAAGATGCCGCTAGGAAGTATCTTTTCTGGCATGAGCTTAGAAGGCTGAAATATCCAATGATAATCCTCCTTGGAGGAGCAACTGGAGTTGGAAAGTCCACGCTGGCCACGGAGTTAGCTTTTAGACTTGGGATAAGGACTGTAATAGGAACTGACACCGTTAGAGAGGTAATGAGGAAAATAATAAGCAAAGAGCTCCTACCAGCGATCCACACTTCCTCATTTTTAGCATGGAGAGAGCTCAGAAACTTGCCAAAAGATGTAGATCCTCTAATATACGGGTTTGAAAGTCAAGTACGATATGTAACCGTAGGAATTAACGCAGTTGTGGAACGTTCATACAAGGAGGGTTTCAACACGATAATAGAGGGAATTCACTTAGTTCCAGGATATGTGAGCCTAAACGACAGGAGTTTTATGTATCTGATAACTGTAAAAAACAGCGAAGCACTTGAAGCGAGATTTTACGAAAGAGCCCGTTACAGCCTCAGACCAGCGGAATACTACGTGAAGAATATCGATAACATAATGCACATCCAAGAGTATCTAATCGAAAAAGCGAAAGAATACGGGATTCCGATTATAGAGAACATCGAACTTGAGCAGTCTATAAATTCCATAATGAATAATCTCATGGAGGAAATACCAAAGCGGCTTAAGGAGAGGGGTATTGAGCTTTCAATTTAA
- a CDS encoding ATP-dependent helicase — MIRFANREYSDEEIYAILDKPIAEWFRRKFGTFTPPQRYAVVEIHKGENVLISSPTGSGKTLSAFLAAINELVLLGKEGKLEDQIYVLYVSPLRALNNDIRRNLEEPLSEIREVYKELGYELPEIRVAVRTSDTSSYEKQKMVKKPPHILITTPESLAIALNAPKFSQRLKTVKYVIIDEVHALAENKRGTHLTLSLERFQNLAGDFVRIGLSATIHPLEEVAKFVFGYNDDGSPRPGLIVDVSFAKQTEIKVESVVEDLIYAPASELSEALYKRLDELIEQHRTTLIFTNTRSGAERVAYHLKKKFPKYAELIEAHHSSLSRDVRLEVEEKLKRGELKAVVSSTSLELGIDIGSIDLVVLIGSPKSVNRALQRIGRAGHRLHEVSKGVILVLDRDDLVECTVLAHNARNRRLDRIKIPQNPLDVLVQHLLGMALERVWDINEAYSLVKRAYPYHDLSFEDFMSVLRYLAGEYAGLEEKKVYAKIWLDEEEGKFGKRGKMTRAIYYMNTGTIPDEAKIEVYTLDKRFIGTVEEEFAERLMPGDIFVLAGRTYEFKKSRGNRIYVVPKEGAKPTIPAWFSEMLPLSFDLAIDVQRFRKEVKGLLNNRRAKSFLMKKYQIDEKAAKAILGYFREQEKYSTIPDDEILLVEEVFDERRAKYFFHTLIGRRANEALSRAFAYLISKKKRTNVGIAISDNGFMLILPKEKPLSEEEIKELFQVDDLRETLKRALDNTELLKRRFRHVANRGLLILRRYMGRKKSLSRQQLNAQTLLRLLKKNYPDFPLLKEVYREIMEDKMDIENAELFLSWVKEGKIKVVIEHNELPSPFAFNLEVIGASDVVLMEDRRELIKQLHSKIMKLIEEKA, encoded by the coding sequence ATGATAAGGTTTGCAAACAGGGAATACAGCGATGAGGAAATCTATGCCATACTCGATAAGCCCATTGCAGAGTGGTTTAGGCGTAAGTTCGGTACTTTTACTCCTCCCCAGAGATATGCCGTTGTAGAAATCCACAAGGGAGAAAACGTCCTAATATCCTCTCCAACGGGTAGTGGAAAGACATTATCGGCTTTTTTAGCTGCTATAAACGAGCTTGTTCTTCTTGGGAAGGAGGGTAAGCTGGAAGACCAGATTTACGTTCTCTACGTTTCTCCGCTGAGGGCTTTGAACAACGATATAAGAAGGAACCTTGAGGAGCCGTTAAGTGAGATAAGGGAAGTTTACAAAGAGCTCGGGTATGAATTGCCGGAGATAAGGGTGGCTGTTAGAACTAGCGATACCTCAAGCTATGAAAAGCAGAAGATGGTAAAAAAGCCACCCCATATTTTGATAACCACTCCTGAAAGCCTGGCAATAGCCCTAAATGCCCCTAAATTTAGTCAAAGACTGAAAACAGTTAAATACGTGATCATTGATGAAGTCCATGCTTTGGCTGAAAACAAAAGGGGCACTCATTTGACCTTAAGCCTTGAGAGATTTCAAAATCTTGCTGGAGACTTCGTAAGAATTGGCCTAAGTGCGACGATACATCCCTTGGAGGAGGTTGCCAAGTTTGTCTTTGGCTACAACGATGATGGAAGTCCAAGGCCTGGCCTTATAGTGGATGTTAGCTTTGCAAAGCAAACTGAAATTAAGGTTGAGAGCGTTGTTGAGGATCTCATCTATGCCCCAGCAAGTGAACTCAGCGAAGCATTGTATAAACGGTTGGATGAACTTATAGAGCAGCATCGGACGACTTTAATATTTACAAACACACGAAGCGGTGCCGAAAGAGTAGCTTATCATCTCAAGAAGAAGTTTCCAAAATACGCTGAGCTAATTGAAGCACATCACTCAAGCCTTTCTAGGGATGTTAGGCTTGAAGTTGAGGAGAAACTGAAGAGAGGTGAGCTCAAGGCGGTAGTTTCAAGCACCTCTCTGGAGCTTGGCATTGATATCGGAAGCATTGATCTTGTTGTTTTAATAGGCTCCCCCAAGAGCGTCAACAGAGCACTTCAAAGAATTGGAAGGGCTGGGCATAGGTTGCATGAGGTCAGCAAAGGCGTAATCCTTGTTTTGGATAGGGATGATTTAGTGGAGTGTACGGTTTTAGCCCATAACGCGAGAAATAGAAGGCTGGATAGAATTAAAATCCCTCAGAATCCGCTGGATGTTCTTGTGCAGCACCTCCTTGGCATGGCTCTTGAAAGAGTATGGGATATAAACGAAGCGTACTCCCTTGTGAAGAGAGCTTATCCTTATCATGATCTGAGTTTTGAGGACTTCATGAGCGTTTTACGCTATCTCGCTGGAGAATACGCAGGTTTAGAGGAGAAGAAGGTTTATGCAAAAATCTGGCTCGATGAGGAGGAAGGCAAGTTCGGTAAGAGAGGGAAAATGACAAGGGCAATCTACTACATGAATACCGGCACTATCCCTGATGAGGCAAAAATTGAAGTTTACACTCTCGATAAGCGCTTCATAGGAACGGTTGAGGAAGAATTTGCCGAGAGGTTAATGCCTGGGGATATCTTCGTTTTAGCCGGCAGGACGTATGAGTTTAAAAAATCTAGGGGCAACAGAATATATGTTGTGCCAAAGGAAGGGGCGAAGCCCACAATCCCGGCGTGGTTTTCTGAGATGCTGCCGCTGAGCTTTGATTTGGCTATAGACGTTCAGCGGTTTAGAAAAGAAGTTAAGGGTCTCTTGAACAACAGAAGGGCTAAAAGTTTCCTCATGAAAAAGTATCAAATCGATGAAAAAGCTGCAAAGGCAATTTTAGGATATTTCAGGGAGCAGGAGAAGTATTCCACAATTCCAGATGACGAAATTCTTTTAGTTGAGGAGGTCTTTGACGAGAGAAGGGCTAAGTATTTCTTCCATACCCTAATAGGGCGCAGAGCAAACGAAGCCCTCAGCAGGGCTTTTGCATACCTTATCAGCAAGAAGAAGAGAACAAACGTGGGAATAGCAATAAGCGATAACGGCTTTATGCTTATCCTCCCTAAGGAGAAGCCCCTAAGCGAAGAGGAAATTAAGGAGCTGTTTCAGGTTGATGACTTAAGAGAGACTTTAAAGAGAGCATTAGACAACACGGAGCTCTTAAAAAGACGCTTTAGGCATGTGGCAAACAGAGGGTTGCTCATCCTCAGGAGGTACATGGGGAGAAAGAAGAGCTTAAGCAGGCAACAGCTGAATGCACAAACCCTTTTGAGGCTCTTGAAGAAGAACTATCCTGATTTTCCACTTTTAAAGGAGGTTTACAGGGAAATAATGGAGGACAAGATGGACATAGAAAACGCGGAGCTCTTTTTGAGCTGGGTGAAAGAGGGGAAGATAAAGGTCGTTATAGAGCACAACGAGCTTCCGAGTCCATTTGCCTTCAACCTTGAGGTAATCGGAGCGAGCGACGTTGTCCTCATGGAGGATAGAAGGGAGCTAATTAAGCAGCTGCACAGCAAGATTATGAAGCTGATAGAGGAAAAGGCCTAA
- a CDS encoding 2,3-diphosphoglycerate synthetase produces MRMVLIDGEHYPDVTAWAIKQLGDVCCAVFLGGTEKIGDMKSLEEKIGVKLYYGKDYLLEIEKAIRENKIEEVVDLSDEPVLNYEDRFRIAAVLLKNGVKYKGADFEFSPKKMIKISKPSITILGTGKRVGKTAVSGFVARTLKQITKPIIVTMGRGGPEEPEIIEGDKIEITPEFLVEIAESGKHAASDHFEDALTARVLTIGCRRCGGGMAGFSFFDIVDKGIKLAEKLEGDIVILEGSGATFPAVKADKYITVVGATQRIEFIRSYFGPFRVGLADLIVVTLADMVSKEKLEELQRVLREINPKAEVHVTAFRSRPLGDVRGKKALLVMTAPPEGLKKAAKYLEDHYEVEIVGKSPNLANREKLREDLKRFDNYDTVIVELKAAAVDVVTREALKHGKEIIYLDNEPVNIDGKDLKEAVLKIGRELKGEGK; encoded by the coding sequence ATGAGAATGGTGCTTATTGATGGGGAGCACTATCCAGATGTAACTGCGTGGGCTATAAAACAGCTCGGAGATGTATGCTGTGCAGTGTTTTTGGGAGGCACGGAAAAGATAGGCGATATGAAATCCTTGGAGGAAAAAATAGGGGTTAAGCTGTACTACGGTAAAGACTACCTTCTTGAAATCGAGAAAGCCATTAGGGAGAACAAAATTGAGGAAGTCGTTGACCTGAGTGATGAGCCCGTGCTAAACTATGAGGACAGATTTAGAATAGCGGCAGTGCTCTTAAAGAACGGTGTAAAATACAAGGGTGCTGATTTTGAGTTCTCTCCCAAGAAGATGATAAAAATAAGCAAACCTAGTATTACAATACTAGGGACCGGCAAAAGAGTTGGAAAAACAGCGGTAAGTGGTTTTGTTGCAAGGACTCTAAAACAAATTACAAAGCCCATAATAGTAACAATGGGCAGGGGAGGACCAGAAGAGCCGGAGATAATTGAGGGAGATAAGATAGAGATAACTCCCGAGTTTCTAGTAGAAATTGCGGAGTCAGGGAAGCATGCCGCATCCGATCATTTTGAAGACGCTTTAACGGCTAGAGTTTTAACCATCGGATGCAGAAGATGCGGAGGCGGAATGGCAGGCTTTAGCTTTTTCGATATCGTTGACAAAGGGATAAAACTCGCGGAGAAGCTTGAAGGAGATATAGTGATACTTGAAGGAAGCGGCGCAACTTTCCCCGCGGTTAAGGCAGATAAATACATAACCGTCGTCGGTGCAACTCAGAGAATTGAGTTCATAAGGAGCTATTTCGGACCCTTCAGAGTGGGACTTGCGGACTTAATCGTGGTCACACTTGCCGATATGGTAAGCAAAGAGAAGCTTGAAGAGCTCCAAAGAGTTTTGAGGGAAATAAACCCAAAAGCTGAAGTTCATGTAACGGCCTTTAGGTCAAGACCTTTGGGGGATGTAAGGGGCAAAAAAGCCCTCCTTGTTATGACTGCACCTCCAGAAGGACTTAAAAAAGCCGCGAAGTACTTAGAAGATCATTATGAGGTCGAGATAGTTGGAAAAAGCCCAAACTTAGCAAACAGAGAAAAACTCAGAGAGGACTTGAAACGCTTTGATAACTACGATACGGTTATAGTGGAACTGAAAGCAGCTGCCGTAGACGTGGTTACAAGGGAAGCCCTCAAGCATGGAAAGGAAATAATATACCTAGACAATGAACCGGTGAATATAGACGGAAAGGACTTGAAGGAAGCTGTTTTGAAAATCGGAAGGGAGCTCAAAGGTGAGGGCAAATGA
- the wtpC gene encoding tungstate ABC transporter ATP-binding protein WtpC gives MLRVENVSKEWREFNLKDISFEVRAKEYFIILGPSGAGKTLLLELIAGIFTPDSGKIFMDGKEITFLPPEKRNLAYIPQNYALFPHMKVYDNIAYGLKLRKIPKNEINRRVKEIAEILEISHLLHRKPKTLSGGEAQRVAIARALVLEPRLILLDEPFANLDVQTRAKLIQEMKRWRRELSFTALHVTHSFEEAVSLGDRVGVMLNGKLIQTGEVREVFSKPKNEEVARFLGFENIIEGIAEGRILRANGISIELPGEFKGKLRVGIRPEDIVISNEPIKTSARNEFKAKVLAVEDLGSLVRVTLDIGGIELRAFITRSSLVEMGIKEGKEVYLSFKATAIHVF, from the coding sequence ATGCTTAGGGTCGAAAACGTCAGCAAAGAGTGGAGGGAGTTCAATCTTAAAGATATCAGCTTTGAGGTTAGAGCGAAGGAATACTTCATAATTTTGGGCCCCAGTGGTGCTGGAAAGACCCTTCTCCTCGAGCTCATCGCTGGCATCTTTACACCAGATTCTGGAAAAATCTTTATGGATGGGAAGGAGATAACTTTTCTTCCACCGGAGAAGAGGAACTTAGCCTATATTCCCCAAAACTACGCCCTCTTTCCTCATATGAAAGTTTACGACAACATAGCCTACGGATTGAAGCTCAGAAAAATTCCAAAAAATGAAATCAATAGGAGGGTTAAGGAGATTGCAGAGATTCTTGAAATCTCACATCTTTTGCACAGAAAACCAAAAACGCTGAGCGGCGGTGAAGCTCAAAGGGTTGCCATTGCGAGGGCTTTAGTACTGGAGCCAAGGCTTATACTTCTTGATGAGCCTTTTGCGAATCTGGACGTTCAAACTAGGGCTAAGCTTATTCAAGAGATGAAACGCTGGAGAAGGGAGCTTAGCTTCACGGCTTTACACGTAACGCATTCTTTTGAAGAGGCTGTCAGTTTAGGGGATAGAGTTGGTGTAATGCTGAACGGAAAATTGATTCAAACCGGAGAAGTTAGGGAAGTCTTTTCCAAGCCTAAAAATGAAGAAGTCGCGAGGTTTCTTGGGTTTGAAAACATAATAGAGGGGATTGCGGAAGGGAGGATATTAAGGGCAAACGGAATTTCAATAGAGCTACCGGGAGAGTTTAAAGGGAAGCTGAGAGTTGGAATAAGGCCGGAAGACATCGTTATATCCAATGAGCCCATAAAAACCTCTGCAAGAAACGAGTTCAAAGCTAAGGTGTTAGCGGTTGAAGATCTGGGCTCGCTGGTGAGGGTAACCCTTGATATTGGTGGAATTGAGCTTAGAGCTTTTATAACCCGCTCTTCTCTTGTAGAGATGGGGATTAAAGAGGGAAAAGAGGTTTACCTAAGCTTTAAAGCAACGGCGATCCATGTCTTTTAA